A region from the Oncorhynchus keta strain PuntledgeMale-10-30-2019 chromosome 5, Oket_V2, whole genome shotgun sequence genome encodes:
- the LOC118384646 gene encoding 40S ribosomal protein SA-like gives MSGNLDVLQMKEEDVLKFLAAGTHLGGTNTDFQMEHYTYKRKSDGVFIINLRKTWEKLLLAARAIVAIENPADVCVISSRNTGQRAVLKFASATGATTFHGRFTPGTFTNQIQAAFREPRLLIVTDPRADHQPLTEASYVNIPTIALCNTDSPLRYVDIAIPCNNKGHHSVGLMWWMLSREVLRMRGTISREHPWEVMPDLYFYRDPEEIEKEEQAEAEKAMGKEEFQGEWTAPAAEFTQPEVADWSEGVAVPSVPIQQFSAAAALAKPAAEGFTEDWSSQPATEDWSAAPTAQVSEWGGETATWS, from the exons ATGTCCGGAAATCTAGATGTCCTTCAAATGAAGGAGGAGGATGTGCTTAAGTTCTTGGCTGCAGGAACCCATCTGGGAGGAACTAACACAGACTTTCAGATGGAGCACTACACCTACAAGAGAAAGAGTGATG GTGTGTTCATCATCAATCTGAGGAAGACCTGGGAGAAGCTACTGCTGGCAGCCCGTGCCATTGTTGCCATTGAGAACCCAGCTGACGTCTGCGTCATCTCCTCCAGGAACACTGGACAG AGAGCTGTGCTGAAGTTTGCCTCGGCCACTGGTGCCACCACCTTCCACGGTCGTTTCACCCCCGGAACCTTCaccaatcagatccaggctgCCTTCAGGGAGCCCCGCCTCCTAATTGTAACGGACCCTCGTGCTGACCACCAGCCCCTGACTGAAGCCTCTTACGTCAACATCCCCACCATTGCCCTGTGCAACACTGACTCCCCACTCCGATATGTCGACATCGCCATCCCCTGCAACAACAAG GGTCACCACTCTGTGGGTCTGATGTGGTGGATGCTGTCCAGAGAGGTGCTGAGGATGCGGGGCACCATCTCCAGGGAGCACCCCTGGGAGGTCATGCCTGATCTCTATTTCTACAGGGACCCTGAGGAG ATTGAGAAGGAGGAGCAGGCTGAGGCTGAGAAAGCTATGGGAAAGGAGGAGTTCCAGGGAGAGTGGACTGCTCCAGCAGCTGAGTTCACCCAGCCTGAGGTGGCTGACTGGTCTGAGGGAGTGGCTGTGCCCTCAGTCCCCATCCAGCAGTTCTCAGCGG CTGCTGCTCTTGCCAAGCCAGCTGCTGAGGGGTTCACTG AGGACTGGAGTTCCCAGCCAGCCACTGAGGATTGGTCAGCTGCCCCTACTGCCCAGGTCTCTGAATGGGGTGGGGAGACTGCTACTTGGTCCTAA
- the LOC118384648 gene encoding intraflagellar transport protein 56-like isoform X1, translating into MKIEELFKQILSRVKPAAVGGEIPVNKKAKEKKSPLVEDFLVQRDYLGAITLLEFQRNVGERGEDADLWLAYCAFHLGDYKRAMEEYKALTDKPDCRPDVWVYLACTFFFLGLYKEAEEASRKAPKCQLQNRLLFHLAHKFNDEKQLMGFHQELEDVTEDQLSLASIHYMRSHYQEAIDIYKRILLQNREKITETGEEDSDCLCRDFLALNVYVALCYYKLDYYDVSQEVLAVYLQSVPDSTIALNLKACNHFRLYNGKAAETELKNLIDISSSSFEFAKELIRHNLVVFRSGEGALQVLPALIDVITEARLNLVIYYLRQDDVQESYQLIKDLEPTTPQVQGSVSLNVHQRTEYILKGVVNAALGQEMGSRDHLKIAQQFFQLVGGSASECDTIPGRQCMASCFFLLRQFEDVLIYLNSVKSYFYNDDAFNFNYAQAKAAVGNYREAEEIFLLIQNDRNKSDYVYLSWLARCYIMNQKARLAWELYMKMETSAESFSLLQLIANDCYKMGQFYYSAKAFDVLERLDPNPEYWEGKRGACVGIFQLILASREPREVLREVLPLLRHTGNPQVEYIIRILKKWAKDNRVSL; encoded by the exons ATGAAGATCGAGGAGCTCTTCAAACAG ATTCTGTCCAGAGTAAAGCCAGCAGCTGTTGGTGGGGAGATCCCAGTAAATAAGAAGGCAAAAGAAAAAAAGTCACCACTTGTCGAGGACTTCCTAGTTCAAAGAGACTATCTGGGGGCCATTACATTGTTGGAG TTTCAGCGCAATGTTGGCGAGCGAGGGGAGGATGCAGACCTGTGGTTGGCCTACTGTGCTTTCCACCTTGGTGACTACAAGAGAGCCATGGAG GAATACAAGGCCCTGACAGACAAACCAGACTGCCGCCCAGATGTGTGGGTCTACCTGGCCTGTACTTTCTTCTTCCTGGGGCTTTACAAAGAAGCAGAGGAGGCTTCACGCAAGG CCCCTAAATGCCAGCTGCAGAATCGACTACTGTTCCACTTGGCTCACAAG TTCAATGATGAGAAGCAGCTGATGGGTTTCCACCAGGAGTTGGAGGATGTGACAGAGGACCAGCTCAGCCTGGCCTCCATCCACTACATGCGCTCCCACTACCAGGAGGCCATCGACATCTACAAACGCATCCTGCTGCAGAACAG agagaagataacggagactggagaggaggatAGTGACTGCTTGTGCAG AGACTTCCTGGCCCTGAATGTGTATGTGGCTCTGTGCTACTACAAGTTGGACTACTACGATGTGTCCCAGGAGGTGCTGGCTGTTTACCTGCAGAGCGTCCCAGACTCCACCATCGCTCTCAACCTCAAGGCCTGCAACCACTTCAGGCTCTACAACGGAAAAGCAGCAGAG ACAGAGCTGAAAAACCTGATAGATATCTCCTCCAGCTCCTTTGAATTTGCCAAGGAGTTAATCCGACACAACCTG GTGGTGTTTCGTAGCGGGGAGGGGGCCTTGCAAGTGCTGCCTGCACTGATTGATGTCATTACTGAGGCTCGTCTCAATCTGGTCATCTACTACCTCAGACAAG ATGATGTCCAGGAGTCCTACCAGCTCATCAAAGACTTAgaacccaccacaccacag gttCAGGGCAGTGTTAGTCTTAATGTACATCAGCgtaca GAGTACATCTTGAAGGGGGTTGTGAATGCTGCACTTGGACAGGAGATGGGGTCG AGAGATCATCTGAAGATTGCTCAGCAGTTTTTCCAGCTGGTTGGTGGCTCAGCTAGCGAATGTG ACACCATCCCTGGCAGACAGTGCATGGCTTCTTGTTTCTTTCTACTCAGGCAGTTTGAGGATGTGCTCATCTACCTCAACTCTGTCAAG AGTTACTTCTACAACGATGATGCCTTCAACTTCAACTATGCACAGGCCAAAGCTGCTGTTGGCAACTACAGGGAGGCAGAGGAG ATCTTCCTGTTGATTCAGAATGACAGGAACAAGAGTGACTATGTGTACCTGAGCTGGCTGGCACGCTGCT ACATTATGAACCAGAAGGCCCGTCTGGCCTGGGAGCTATACATGaagatggagacctcagcagagTCCTTCAGCCTCCTGCAGCTCATTGCCAACGATTGCTACAAG ATGGGCCAGTTCTACTACTCAGCAAAGGCATTTGATGTCTTGGAGAGATTGGACCCCAACCCTGAGTACTGGGAGGGCAAAAGGGGGGCCTGTGTGGGTATCTTTCAGCTAATTTTGGCCAGCAGAGAACCCAG GGAGGTTTTGAGGGAAGTGCTGCCCTTGCTGAGGCACACTGGGAATCCTCAAGTGGAATACATCATCAGGATTCTGAAGAAATGGGCCAAGGACAACAGGGTTTCTCTGTGA
- the LOC118384648 gene encoding intraflagellar transport protein 56-like isoform X3: MKIEELFKQILSRVKPAAVGGEIPVNKKAKEKKSPLVEDFLVQRDYLGAITLLEFQRNVGERGEDADLWLAYCAFHLGDYKRAMEEYKALTDKPDCRPDVWVYLACTFFFLGLYKEAEEASRKAPKCQLQNRLLFHLAHKFNDEKQLMGFHQELEDVTEDQLSLASIHYMRSHYQEAIDIYKRILLQNRDFLALNVYVALCYYKLDYYDVSQEVLAVYLQSVPDSTIALNLKACNHFRLYNGKAAETELKNLIDISSSSFEFAKELIRHNLVVFRSGEGALQVLPALIDVITEARLNLVIYYLRQDDVQESYQLIKDLEPTTPQVQGSVSLNVHQRTEYILKGVVNAALGQEMGSRDHLKIAQQFFQLVGGSASECDTIPGRQCMASCFFLLRQFEDVLIYLNSVKSYFYNDDAFNFNYAQAKAAVGNYREAEEIFLLIQNDRNKSDYVYLSWLARCYIMNQKARLAWELYMKMETSAESFSLLQLIANDCYKMGQFYYSAKAFDVLERLDPNPEYWEGKRGACVGIFQLILASREPREVLREVLPLLRHTGNPQVEYIIRILKKWAKDNRVSL, encoded by the exons ATGAAGATCGAGGAGCTCTTCAAACAG ATTCTGTCCAGAGTAAAGCCAGCAGCTGTTGGTGGGGAGATCCCAGTAAATAAGAAGGCAAAAGAAAAAAAGTCACCACTTGTCGAGGACTTCCTAGTTCAAAGAGACTATCTGGGGGCCATTACATTGTTGGAG TTTCAGCGCAATGTTGGCGAGCGAGGGGAGGATGCAGACCTGTGGTTGGCCTACTGTGCTTTCCACCTTGGTGACTACAAGAGAGCCATGGAG GAATACAAGGCCCTGACAGACAAACCAGACTGCCGCCCAGATGTGTGGGTCTACCTGGCCTGTACTTTCTTCTTCCTGGGGCTTTACAAAGAAGCAGAGGAGGCTTCACGCAAGG CCCCTAAATGCCAGCTGCAGAATCGACTACTGTTCCACTTGGCTCACAAG TTCAATGATGAGAAGCAGCTGATGGGTTTCCACCAGGAGTTGGAGGATGTGACAGAGGACCAGCTCAGCCTGGCCTCCATCCACTACATGCGCTCCCACTACCAGGAGGCCATCGACATCTACAAACGCATCCTGCTGCAGAACAG AGACTTCCTGGCCCTGAATGTGTATGTGGCTCTGTGCTACTACAAGTTGGACTACTACGATGTGTCCCAGGAGGTGCTGGCTGTTTACCTGCAGAGCGTCCCAGACTCCACCATCGCTCTCAACCTCAAGGCCTGCAACCACTTCAGGCTCTACAACGGAAAAGCAGCAGAG ACAGAGCTGAAAAACCTGATAGATATCTCCTCCAGCTCCTTTGAATTTGCCAAGGAGTTAATCCGACACAACCTG GTGGTGTTTCGTAGCGGGGAGGGGGCCTTGCAAGTGCTGCCTGCACTGATTGATGTCATTACTGAGGCTCGTCTCAATCTGGTCATCTACTACCTCAGACAAG ATGATGTCCAGGAGTCCTACCAGCTCATCAAAGACTTAgaacccaccacaccacag gttCAGGGCAGTGTTAGTCTTAATGTACATCAGCgtaca GAGTACATCTTGAAGGGGGTTGTGAATGCTGCACTTGGACAGGAGATGGGGTCG AGAGATCATCTGAAGATTGCTCAGCAGTTTTTCCAGCTGGTTGGTGGCTCAGCTAGCGAATGTG ACACCATCCCTGGCAGACAGTGCATGGCTTCTTGTTTCTTTCTACTCAGGCAGTTTGAGGATGTGCTCATCTACCTCAACTCTGTCAAG AGTTACTTCTACAACGATGATGCCTTCAACTTCAACTATGCACAGGCCAAAGCTGCTGTTGGCAACTACAGGGAGGCAGAGGAG ATCTTCCTGTTGATTCAGAATGACAGGAACAAGAGTGACTATGTGTACCTGAGCTGGCTGGCACGCTGCT ACATTATGAACCAGAAGGCCCGTCTGGCCTGGGAGCTATACATGaagatggagacctcagcagagTCCTTCAGCCTCCTGCAGCTCATTGCCAACGATTGCTACAAG ATGGGCCAGTTCTACTACTCAGCAAAGGCATTTGATGTCTTGGAGAGATTGGACCCCAACCCTGAGTACTGGGAGGGCAAAAGGGGGGCCTGTGTGGGTATCTTTCAGCTAATTTTGGCCAGCAGAGAACCCAG GGAGGTTTTGAGGGAAGTGCTGCCCTTGCTGAGGCACACTGGGAATCCTCAAGTGGAATACATCATCAGGATTCTGAAGAAATGGGCCAAGGACAACAGGGTTTCTCTGTGA
- the LOC118384648 gene encoding intraflagellar transport protein 56-like isoform X4, translating to MKIEELFKQILSRVKPAAVGGEIPVNKKAKEKKSPLVEDFLVQRDYLGAITLLEFQRNVGERGEDADLWLAYCAFHLGDYKRAMEEYKALTDKPDCRPDVWVYLACTFFFLGLYKEAEEASRKAPKCQLQNRLLFHLAHKFNDEKQLMGFHQELEDVTEDQLSLASIHYMRSHYQEAIDIYKRILLQNRDFLALNVYVALCYYKLDYYDVSQEVLAVYLQSVPDSTIALNLKACNHFRLYNGKAAETELKNLIDISSSSFEFAKELIRHNLVVFRSGEGALQVLPALIDVITEARLNLVIYYLRQDDVQESYQLIKDLEPTTPQEYILKGVVNAALGQEMGSRDHLKIAQQFFQLVGGSASECDTIPGRQCMASCFFLLRQFEDVLIYLNSVKSYFYNDDAFNFNYAQAKAAVGNYREAEEIFLLIQNDRNKSDYVYLSWLARCYIMNQKARLAWELYMKMETSAESFSLLQLIANDCYKMGQFYYSAKAFDVLERLDPNPEYWEGKRGACVGIFQLILASREPREVLREVLPLLRHTGNPQVEYIIRILKKWAKDNRVSL from the exons ATGAAGATCGAGGAGCTCTTCAAACAG ATTCTGTCCAGAGTAAAGCCAGCAGCTGTTGGTGGGGAGATCCCAGTAAATAAGAAGGCAAAAGAAAAAAAGTCACCACTTGTCGAGGACTTCCTAGTTCAAAGAGACTATCTGGGGGCCATTACATTGTTGGAG TTTCAGCGCAATGTTGGCGAGCGAGGGGAGGATGCAGACCTGTGGTTGGCCTACTGTGCTTTCCACCTTGGTGACTACAAGAGAGCCATGGAG GAATACAAGGCCCTGACAGACAAACCAGACTGCCGCCCAGATGTGTGGGTCTACCTGGCCTGTACTTTCTTCTTCCTGGGGCTTTACAAAGAAGCAGAGGAGGCTTCACGCAAGG CCCCTAAATGCCAGCTGCAGAATCGACTACTGTTCCACTTGGCTCACAAG TTCAATGATGAGAAGCAGCTGATGGGTTTCCACCAGGAGTTGGAGGATGTGACAGAGGACCAGCTCAGCCTGGCCTCCATCCACTACATGCGCTCCCACTACCAGGAGGCCATCGACATCTACAAACGCATCCTGCTGCAGAACAG AGACTTCCTGGCCCTGAATGTGTATGTGGCTCTGTGCTACTACAAGTTGGACTACTACGATGTGTCCCAGGAGGTGCTGGCTGTTTACCTGCAGAGCGTCCCAGACTCCACCATCGCTCTCAACCTCAAGGCCTGCAACCACTTCAGGCTCTACAACGGAAAAGCAGCAGAG ACAGAGCTGAAAAACCTGATAGATATCTCCTCCAGCTCCTTTGAATTTGCCAAGGAGTTAATCCGACACAACCTG GTGGTGTTTCGTAGCGGGGAGGGGGCCTTGCAAGTGCTGCCTGCACTGATTGATGTCATTACTGAGGCTCGTCTCAATCTGGTCATCTACTACCTCAGACAAG ATGATGTCCAGGAGTCCTACCAGCTCATCAAAGACTTAgaacccaccacaccacag GAGTACATCTTGAAGGGGGTTGTGAATGCTGCACTTGGACAGGAGATGGGGTCG AGAGATCATCTGAAGATTGCTCAGCAGTTTTTCCAGCTGGTTGGTGGCTCAGCTAGCGAATGTG ACACCATCCCTGGCAGACAGTGCATGGCTTCTTGTTTCTTTCTACTCAGGCAGTTTGAGGATGTGCTCATCTACCTCAACTCTGTCAAG AGTTACTTCTACAACGATGATGCCTTCAACTTCAACTATGCACAGGCCAAAGCTGCTGTTGGCAACTACAGGGAGGCAGAGGAG ATCTTCCTGTTGATTCAGAATGACAGGAACAAGAGTGACTATGTGTACCTGAGCTGGCTGGCACGCTGCT ACATTATGAACCAGAAGGCCCGTCTGGCCTGGGAGCTATACATGaagatggagacctcagcagagTCCTTCAGCCTCCTGCAGCTCATTGCCAACGATTGCTACAAG ATGGGCCAGTTCTACTACTCAGCAAAGGCATTTGATGTCTTGGAGAGATTGGACCCCAACCCTGAGTACTGGGAGGGCAAAAGGGGGGCCTGTGTGGGTATCTTTCAGCTAATTTTGGCCAGCAGAGAACCCAG GGAGGTTTTGAGGGAAGTGCTGCCCTTGCTGAGGCACACTGGGAATCCTCAAGTGGAATACATCATCAGGATTCTGAAGAAATGGGCCAAGGACAACAGGGTTTCTCTGTGA
- the LOC118384648 gene encoding intraflagellar transport protein 56-like isoform X2, whose translation MKIEELFKQILSRVKPAAVGGEIPVNKKAKEKKSPLVEDFLVQRDYLGAITLLEFQRNVGERGEDADLWLAYCAFHLGDYKRAMEEYKALTDKPDCRPDVWVYLACTFFFLGLYKEAEEASRKAPKCQLQNRLLFHLAHKFNDEKQLMGFHQELEDVTEDQLSLASIHYMRSHYQEAIDIYKRILLQNREKITETGEEDSDCLCRDFLALNVYVALCYYKLDYYDVSQEVLAVYLQSVPDSTIALNLKACNHFRLYNGKAAETELKNLIDISSSSFEFAKELIRHNLVVFRSGEGALQVLPALIDVITEARLNLVIYYLRQDDVQESYQLIKDLEPTTPQEYILKGVVNAALGQEMGSRDHLKIAQQFFQLVGGSASECDTIPGRQCMASCFFLLRQFEDVLIYLNSVKSYFYNDDAFNFNYAQAKAAVGNYREAEEIFLLIQNDRNKSDYVYLSWLARCYIMNQKARLAWELYMKMETSAESFSLLQLIANDCYKMGQFYYSAKAFDVLERLDPNPEYWEGKRGACVGIFQLILASREPREVLREVLPLLRHTGNPQVEYIIRILKKWAKDNRVSL comes from the exons ATGAAGATCGAGGAGCTCTTCAAACAG ATTCTGTCCAGAGTAAAGCCAGCAGCTGTTGGTGGGGAGATCCCAGTAAATAAGAAGGCAAAAGAAAAAAAGTCACCACTTGTCGAGGACTTCCTAGTTCAAAGAGACTATCTGGGGGCCATTACATTGTTGGAG TTTCAGCGCAATGTTGGCGAGCGAGGGGAGGATGCAGACCTGTGGTTGGCCTACTGTGCTTTCCACCTTGGTGACTACAAGAGAGCCATGGAG GAATACAAGGCCCTGACAGACAAACCAGACTGCCGCCCAGATGTGTGGGTCTACCTGGCCTGTACTTTCTTCTTCCTGGGGCTTTACAAAGAAGCAGAGGAGGCTTCACGCAAGG CCCCTAAATGCCAGCTGCAGAATCGACTACTGTTCCACTTGGCTCACAAG TTCAATGATGAGAAGCAGCTGATGGGTTTCCACCAGGAGTTGGAGGATGTGACAGAGGACCAGCTCAGCCTGGCCTCCATCCACTACATGCGCTCCCACTACCAGGAGGCCATCGACATCTACAAACGCATCCTGCTGCAGAACAG agagaagataacggagactggagaggaggatAGTGACTGCTTGTGCAG AGACTTCCTGGCCCTGAATGTGTATGTGGCTCTGTGCTACTACAAGTTGGACTACTACGATGTGTCCCAGGAGGTGCTGGCTGTTTACCTGCAGAGCGTCCCAGACTCCACCATCGCTCTCAACCTCAAGGCCTGCAACCACTTCAGGCTCTACAACGGAAAAGCAGCAGAG ACAGAGCTGAAAAACCTGATAGATATCTCCTCCAGCTCCTTTGAATTTGCCAAGGAGTTAATCCGACACAACCTG GTGGTGTTTCGTAGCGGGGAGGGGGCCTTGCAAGTGCTGCCTGCACTGATTGATGTCATTACTGAGGCTCGTCTCAATCTGGTCATCTACTACCTCAGACAAG ATGATGTCCAGGAGTCCTACCAGCTCATCAAAGACTTAgaacccaccacaccacag GAGTACATCTTGAAGGGGGTTGTGAATGCTGCACTTGGACAGGAGATGGGGTCG AGAGATCATCTGAAGATTGCTCAGCAGTTTTTCCAGCTGGTTGGTGGCTCAGCTAGCGAATGTG ACACCATCCCTGGCAGACAGTGCATGGCTTCTTGTTTCTTTCTACTCAGGCAGTTTGAGGATGTGCTCATCTACCTCAACTCTGTCAAG AGTTACTTCTACAACGATGATGCCTTCAACTTCAACTATGCACAGGCCAAAGCTGCTGTTGGCAACTACAGGGAGGCAGAGGAG ATCTTCCTGTTGATTCAGAATGACAGGAACAAGAGTGACTATGTGTACCTGAGCTGGCTGGCACGCTGCT ACATTATGAACCAGAAGGCCCGTCTGGCCTGGGAGCTATACATGaagatggagacctcagcagagTCCTTCAGCCTCCTGCAGCTCATTGCCAACGATTGCTACAAG ATGGGCCAGTTCTACTACTCAGCAAAGGCATTTGATGTCTTGGAGAGATTGGACCCCAACCCTGAGTACTGGGAGGGCAAAAGGGGGGCCTGTGTGGGTATCTTTCAGCTAATTTTGGCCAGCAGAGAACCCAG GGAGGTTTTGAGGGAAGTGCTGCCCTTGCTGAGGCACACTGGGAATCCTCAAGTGGAATACATCATCAGGATTCTGAAGAAATGGGCCAAGGACAACAGGGTTTCTCTGTGA
- the LOC118384648 gene encoding intraflagellar transport protein 56-like isoform X5: MILSRVKPAAVGGEIPVNKKAKEKKSPLVEDFLVQRDYLGAITLLEFQRNVGERGEDADLWLAYCAFHLGDYKRAMEEYKALTDKPDCRPDVWVYLACTFFFLGLYKEAEEASRKAPKCQLQNRLLFHLAHKFNDEKQLMGFHQELEDVTEDQLSLASIHYMRSHYQEAIDIYKRILLQNREKITETGEEDSDCLCRDFLALNVYVALCYYKLDYYDVSQEVLAVYLQSVPDSTIALNLKACNHFRLYNGKAAETELKNLIDISSSSFEFAKELIRHNLVVFRSGEGALQVLPALIDVITEARLNLVIYYLRQDDVQESYQLIKDLEPTTPQVQGSVSLNVHQRTEYILKGVVNAALGQEMGSRDHLKIAQQFFQLVGGSASECDTIPGRQCMASCFFLLRQFEDVLIYLNSVKSYFYNDDAFNFNYAQAKAAVGNYREAEEIFLLIQNDRNKSDYVYLSWLARCYIMNQKARLAWELYMKMETSAESFSLLQLIANDCYKMGQFYYSAKAFDVLERLDPNPEYWEGKRGACVGIFQLILASREPREVLREVLPLLRHTGNPQVEYIIRILKKWAKDNRVSL, encoded by the exons ATG ATTCTGTCCAGAGTAAAGCCAGCAGCTGTTGGTGGGGAGATCCCAGTAAATAAGAAGGCAAAAGAAAAAAAGTCACCACTTGTCGAGGACTTCCTAGTTCAAAGAGACTATCTGGGGGCCATTACATTGTTGGAG TTTCAGCGCAATGTTGGCGAGCGAGGGGAGGATGCAGACCTGTGGTTGGCCTACTGTGCTTTCCACCTTGGTGACTACAAGAGAGCCATGGAG GAATACAAGGCCCTGACAGACAAACCAGACTGCCGCCCAGATGTGTGGGTCTACCTGGCCTGTACTTTCTTCTTCCTGGGGCTTTACAAAGAAGCAGAGGAGGCTTCACGCAAGG CCCCTAAATGCCAGCTGCAGAATCGACTACTGTTCCACTTGGCTCACAAG TTCAATGATGAGAAGCAGCTGATGGGTTTCCACCAGGAGTTGGAGGATGTGACAGAGGACCAGCTCAGCCTGGCCTCCATCCACTACATGCGCTCCCACTACCAGGAGGCCATCGACATCTACAAACGCATCCTGCTGCAGAACAG agagaagataacggagactggagaggaggatAGTGACTGCTTGTGCAG AGACTTCCTGGCCCTGAATGTGTATGTGGCTCTGTGCTACTACAAGTTGGACTACTACGATGTGTCCCAGGAGGTGCTGGCTGTTTACCTGCAGAGCGTCCCAGACTCCACCATCGCTCTCAACCTCAAGGCCTGCAACCACTTCAGGCTCTACAACGGAAAAGCAGCAGAG ACAGAGCTGAAAAACCTGATAGATATCTCCTCCAGCTCCTTTGAATTTGCCAAGGAGTTAATCCGACACAACCTG GTGGTGTTTCGTAGCGGGGAGGGGGCCTTGCAAGTGCTGCCTGCACTGATTGATGTCATTACTGAGGCTCGTCTCAATCTGGTCATCTACTACCTCAGACAAG ATGATGTCCAGGAGTCCTACCAGCTCATCAAAGACTTAgaacccaccacaccacag gttCAGGGCAGTGTTAGTCTTAATGTACATCAGCgtaca GAGTACATCTTGAAGGGGGTTGTGAATGCTGCACTTGGACAGGAGATGGGGTCG AGAGATCATCTGAAGATTGCTCAGCAGTTTTTCCAGCTGGTTGGTGGCTCAGCTAGCGAATGTG ACACCATCCCTGGCAGACAGTGCATGGCTTCTTGTTTCTTTCTACTCAGGCAGTTTGAGGATGTGCTCATCTACCTCAACTCTGTCAAG AGTTACTTCTACAACGATGATGCCTTCAACTTCAACTATGCACAGGCCAAAGCTGCTGTTGGCAACTACAGGGAGGCAGAGGAG ATCTTCCTGTTGATTCAGAATGACAGGAACAAGAGTGACTATGTGTACCTGAGCTGGCTGGCACGCTGCT ACATTATGAACCAGAAGGCCCGTCTGGCCTGGGAGCTATACATGaagatggagacctcagcagagTCCTTCAGCCTCCTGCAGCTCATTGCCAACGATTGCTACAAG ATGGGCCAGTTCTACTACTCAGCAAAGGCATTTGATGTCTTGGAGAGATTGGACCCCAACCCTGAGTACTGGGAGGGCAAAAGGGGGGCCTGTGTGGGTATCTTTCAGCTAATTTTGGCCAGCAGAGAACCCAG GGAGGTTTTGAGGGAAGTGCTGCCCTTGCTGAGGCACACTGGGAATCCTCAAGTGGAATACATCATCAGGATTCTGAAGAAATGGGCCAAGGACAACAGGGTTTCTCTGTGA